GAGCTGTGATCAAAAACAGCACAAGCCCAAGTTCGATCAAAGCGCTCAGATATATCGGCTCGGACGCCTCAGTAAACTCATTAGCGAGAGTGGACGCTATAGTGTTGCCGCTTGCAAAGAGCGAGGCTGCCAGTTTATGGTCATTGCCGATCACGAATGTGACGGCCATCGTCTCGCCTATCGCTCGCCCGAGTCCCAGAAATATCGCTCCCACCATCCCGCGAAGGCCGTACGGTATCGAGACATCTTTGGTGACCTCCCACGTTGTCGCGCCGAGCCCGTACGCCGACTCTTTGGTAACTGCCGGGACCATCTGCAGCACATCGCGCATTACGGATGATATGAACGGCAGTATCATCAGCGCGAGTATCATCCCGGCTGTGAGCATGCCGATCCCCATCGGCGGGCCTTGGAAGAGCGCACTGAACCCGAGGTATTTACCCAGCCACGGCTGAATATGGTTCGCCATAAACGGCGCAAATACAAACAGTCCCCACATGCCGTATATAAT
The DNA window shown above is from Armatimonadota bacterium and carries:
- the pstC gene encoding phosphate ABC transporter permease subunit PstC translates to MATNIDTIRQDIELAAPRKLTANRLFRAITAACAGTLLVLAVGILFELWRNSQMAIGKFGLGFLTSTKWDPVSGEFGALSSIYGTVISTLIALLIATPMSVVVALFLVELAPKKLSGFFGTAIELLAAIPSIIYGMWGLFVFAPFMANHIQPWLGKYLGFSALFQGPPMGIGMLTAGMILALMILPFISSVMRDVLQMVPAVTKESAYGLGATTWEVTKDVSIPYGLRGMVGAIFLGLGRAIGETMAVTFVIGNDHKLAASLFASGNTIASTLANEFTEASEPIYLSALIELGLVLFLITALFQIVAQIWLKHAAKGSAA